In a genomic window of Thermogemmata fonticola:
- a CDS encoding adenine nucleotide alpha hydrolase — MKERVLVSWSSGKDSAWMLHVLRQRDDVEVVGLLTTVNEAFGRVAMHGVRREVLRAQARAAGLPLWEIPLPWPCSNAEYEERMLRWCTCARQAGITAVAFGDLFLEDVRAYREQQLSQVGLRPLFPLWGRPQDTAALAETMLAAGLQAAVVCIDPRRLDPPQRWIGRWYTRQFLQDLPSDVDPCGEQGEFHTLCVAGPMFRYPVQITLGTAVERDGFWFIDSQLASE, encoded by the coding sequence ATGAAAGAGCGTGTTTTGGTCTCATGGAGCAGTGGTAAGGATTCCGCCTGGATGCTCCATGTCTTGCGCCAGCGGGACGACGTCGAAGTGGTCGGCCTATTGACAACCGTCAATGAGGCCTTCGGCCGCGTGGCCATGCATGGAGTGCGTCGGGAGGTTCTCCGGGCACAGGCTCGCGCCGCTGGTTTGCCTCTCTGGGAAATCCCCTTGCCCTGGCCGTGCAGCAACGCCGAATACGAGGAGCGTATGCTCCGCTGGTGCACTTGTGCCCGCCAAGCCGGCATCACAGCCGTCGCCTTCGGGGATCTGTTCCTGGAGGATGTCCGAGCTTATCGGGAACAACAGTTAAGCCAAGTGGGTTTGCGACCGCTATTCCCCCTGTGGGGACGTCCCCAAGACACAGCGGCACTGGCGGAAACTATGCTGGCGGCAGGACTGCAAGCCGCGGTAGTATGCATCGATCCCCGGCGCTTGGACCCGCCCCAACGGTGGATCGGCCGGTGGTACACGCGGCAATTCCTCCAGGACCTTCCCTCCGATGTGGACCCCTGTGGCGAACAGGGCGAGTTTCACACCCTCTGCGTGGCCGGGCCGATGTTCCGCTATCCCGTGCAAATCACACTGGGAACAGCGGTCGAACGCGACGGTTTCTGGTTCATCGACAGCCAACTTGCCTCGGAATGA
- a CDS encoding RluA family pseudouridine synthase yields the protein MTFFADYLDILYEDNHCLALNKPAGWPTTHYQGKEETVDRLVKSYLKEKYRKPGNVFLGVVHRLDKPVTGALLFARTSKAAARLCEQFRLGAVEKVYWAVVEEPALCPTSTKAPWQRQESGILEDWLIKEPAVPRVAVTPAPTPRSQRVSVMFQVKARHQRLILLELRPHTGRKHQLRVQLASRGYPIYGDNRYGSPYRLGHAIALHARSLTFFHPTTREPITITAPLPRYWLGRFAYLLQNVSL from the coding sequence ATGACCTTTTTTGCGGACTATCTGGATATCCTGTACGAGGACAATCACTGCCTGGCGTTGAATAAGCCCGCCGGCTGGCCCACCACCCACTATCAGGGGAAGGAAGAGACGGTTGATCGACTGGTCAAAAGCTATCTCAAGGAGAAGTATCGTAAGCCGGGCAACGTTTTCCTCGGAGTGGTGCATCGGTTGGATAAACCGGTTACTGGTGCCTTGCTTTTCGCGCGGACCAGCAAGGCGGCGGCCCGCCTGTGCGAACAATTCCGCCTCGGCGCGGTTGAGAAGGTGTACTGGGCCGTCGTCGAGGAACCCGCCCTCTGTCCCACTTCCACGAAGGCTCCTTGGCAGCGGCAGGAGAGCGGCATCCTGGAGGATTGGCTAATAAAAGAGCCAGCCGTGCCGCGCGTGGCGGTGACTCCGGCGCCCACACCGCGTTCCCAACGCGTGAGCGTGATGTTCCAAGTCAAGGCTCGGCACCAGCGGCTAATCCTCTTGGAGTTACGTCCTCATACCGGCCGCAAACACCAGCTCCGCGTCCAACTGGCCTCCCGCGGCTACCCGATCTACGGGGACAACAGATACGGCAGCCCCTACCGCTTGGGCCACGCCATCGCCCTGCATGCCCGAAGCCTGACTTTCTTCCATCCCACGACGCGGGAGCCGATCACGATCACCGCCCCCCTGCCCCGTTACTGGCTGGGGCGCTTCGCCTACCTGCTGCAAAACGTGTCCCTGTGA
- a CDS encoding putative hydro-lyase: MVNPSKWQRATGAEVRQACRRGELSGPTSGLALGYVQANLVILPRDWAFDFLLFCQRNPQACPILEVTDPGDPEARLVAPGSDLRTDLPAYRIWERGECVAEVSEIARWWREDSVAFLLGCSFTFEAALLQAGLRVRHIELGRNVPMFRTNIPCQAAGRFHGPLVVSMRPFPPQHVIRAIQITRRYPRAHGAPVHLGQPAAIGISDLLRPDYGDPVPVEADEIPLFWACGVTPQAALLHARPPLAITHKPGHMFVTDLLDSQLDEAI; encoded by the coding sequence ATGGTGAACCCTTCCAAGTGGCAACGGGCGACCGGGGCGGAGGTTCGGCAGGCCTGCCGCCGCGGCGAACTTAGCGGACCGACGAGCGGCTTAGCGCTGGGATATGTTCAGGCCAATTTGGTCATCTTGCCGCGCGATTGGGCCTTCGACTTTTTGCTCTTCTGCCAGCGGAACCCACAGGCCTGTCCGATCCTGGAGGTCACCGATCCCGGCGATCCGGAAGCCCGGCTGGTCGCCCCCGGCAGCGATCTGCGCACCGACCTGCCGGCCTACCGCATCTGGGAACGCGGAGAATGCGTGGCGGAAGTCTCGGAGATCGCCAGATGGTGGCGCGAAGACTCGGTCGCTTTTCTTCTAGGCTGCTCTTTCACCTTCGAGGCCGCCCTCCTGCAAGCGGGTCTGCGCGTGCGGCACATCGAACTTGGCCGCAATGTGCCCATGTTCCGCACCAACATTCCGTGCCAAGCCGCCGGGCGCTTCCACGGCCCGTTGGTGGTGTCCATGCGGCCTTTCCCGCCTCAACATGTCATCCGGGCGATTCAGATCACCCGGCGCTATCCACGCGCACATGGCGCTCCGGTCCATTTAGGCCAGCCCGCGGCGATCGGTATCTCTGACCTTCTCCGTCCGGACTATGGCGATCCGGTCCCCGTCGAAGCCGATGAAATTCCGCTATTCTGGGCCTGCGGCGTCACCCCGCAAGCCGCGTTGTTACACGCCCGCCCCCCACTGGCCATCACCCACAAGCCGGGCCACATGTTTGTGACGGACCTGCTGGACAGCCAGTTGGATGAAGCGATATAG
- a CDS encoding glutamate cyclase domain-containing protein has translation MRLSSPPPLNVLPGIIHTDPGRRGLSRNPHGNLFTATATDLASACQNLTHHPAPRLAIVTGFFIPTADPPGHETDGPLGALFLLRTCAALGIPARIATDPPGIAAMRAGLRHCDLPGDWLCELPPPTADAWDRPSSHLLGYFPTHYVFIERAGPNAEGRCLTMRGVDITEQMGPVHRWIDNANPAADANNSPVTIGIGDGGNEIGMGKIDPAILADNIPLGRQIHCRIATDYLIVAGVSNWGSYALAAGLFLLRRQKPPPGLFDPQAERHLLEIMVREGLLVDGVTGRPEVSVDGLAWEAYIEPLIRMREMLAW, from the coding sequence ATGCGTCTGAGTTCTCCGCCCCCGCTCAACGTCCTCCCAGGGATCATTCACACCGATCCTGGTCGGCGGGGTTTGAGTCGCAATCCACACGGCAATCTGTTCACCGCTACGGCAACGGATTTGGCCTCGGCGTGCCAGAACCTCACGCATCACCCCGCCCCTCGCTTGGCCATCGTGACGGGCTTTTTTATCCCTACTGCCGACCCGCCCGGTCACGAAACCGATGGTCCCCTCGGTGCCTTATTCCTGCTGAGGACCTGCGCTGCGCTGGGGATTCCCGCTCGGATTGCCACGGATCCGCCGGGCATCGCCGCCATGCGCGCGGGACTGCGCCACTGTGACCTGCCGGGAGATTGGCTCTGTGAACTGCCCCCTCCTACTGCGGACGCCTGGGATAGGCCTTCATCTCATCTGCTGGGATACTTTCCAACCCATTACGTCTTTATCGAACGAGCCGGACCCAATGCCGAGGGTCGATGCCTGACGATGCGCGGCGTGGACATTACCGAACAGATGGGACCTGTCCACCGCTGGATTGACAATGCAAATCCGGCAGCAGACGCCAATAACTCCCCCGTGACAATTGGCATTGGAGATGGGGGGAATGAAATCGGCATGGGCAAGATCGACCCGGCAATCCTGGCGGACAACATTCCCCTGGGACGGCAGATTCATTGCCGGATTGCCACCGATTACCTGATCGTCGCCGGAGTGAGCAATTGGGGAAGTTACGCTCTGGCGGCCGGTTTGTTTCTCTTGCGTCGACAAAAGCCGCCGCCGGGATTGTTCGATCCCCAAGCGGAGCGCCATCTTCTGGAAATAATGGTCCGTGAGGGTCTACTGGTGGACGGTGTGACAGGGCGGCCTGAGGTGAGTGTGGATGGGTTGGCGTGGGAGGCGTACATTGAGCCGCTGATACGGATGCGGGAGATGCTAGCATGGTGA
- a CDS encoding sensor histidine kinase — MTTVHFRYFWPFVLVTACLVGLCVVVAVSLFRQQATITVALRENVTTRRAASDLRGCLNTLIALETHHVEAVSDLHARAVVYIAEIRQTANQPEEQALAARLEENFSRYLEMWQSLPPAPDPRHASRLMEATQYLETQVLAPCRDIENFNDRQMAQTAEQHERVLGQLAWGMAGIGALGGFAGLVFGYGVARGLSQSIHRLQVRIADAAGKLEPIPLPEIVFVDEPGFQGLNEQVDRLTSRIEQVVHQLQQREREVLRAEQLAAVGQLAAGVAHEIRNPLTAIKMLVQNALEASDGGGLSADDLLIVEAEIRRMERSLQAFLEFARPPKPERRLVELRAILGNVAALARGRADKQRVQVRLDTPPQPVTLLADPNQLQQLFVNLVLNALDAMPNGGTLTIQVHQNKGSVIVEVHDTGAGLPEELMDRLFEPFVSNKETGLGLGLPISRRIAEDHGGSIQAAQRAGGGASFIVTLPVVESPEG; from the coding sequence GTGACCACCGTGCATTTTCGCTATTTCTGGCCTTTTGTCCTGGTGACGGCTTGTCTGGTGGGTTTGTGCGTGGTGGTGGCGGTGTCGCTTTTCCGCCAGCAAGCCACCATCACCGTGGCGCTGCGGGAGAATGTGACGACCCGGCGGGCGGCGTCGGACTTACGCGGCTGCTTGAACACCCTGATCGCTCTTGAGACGCACCATGTCGAGGCGGTCTCGGACCTGCATGCTCGCGCCGTGGTGTATATCGCGGAAATTCGCCAAACGGCCAATCAACCGGAGGAGCAGGCATTAGCGGCCCGACTGGAAGAGAACTTCTCCCGCTATCTGGAAATGTGGCAATCGTTACCACCGGCTCCCGATCCGCGCCACGCCAGCCGACTGATGGAAGCGACGCAATACCTGGAGACCCAAGTGCTGGCCCCCTGCCGGGACATCGAGAACTTCAACGATCGCCAAATGGCTCAGACGGCGGAACAGCATGAGCGGGTGCTCGGCCAATTGGCCTGGGGTATGGCGGGGATTGGCGCCTTGGGCGGCTTTGCCGGTTTGGTCTTCGGTTATGGTGTGGCTCGCGGCTTGAGTCAGTCGATCCACCGCTTGCAAGTGCGCATTGCCGATGCGGCTGGTAAACTGGAACCGATTCCTTTGCCCGAAATCGTCTTTGTCGACGAGCCGGGGTTCCAGGGTCTCAATGAACAGGTGGACCGGCTGACGTCCCGCATTGAGCAAGTCGTCCATCAGCTCCAGCAGCGGGAGCGGGAGGTGCTGCGTGCCGAGCAATTGGCGGCGGTCGGCCAACTGGCCGCGGGGGTCGCCCATGAGATTCGCAACCCCTTGACCGCCATTAAGATGCTGGTGCAGAACGCCTTGGAAGCCTCCGATGGCGGCGGGCTGTCGGCGGATGATCTGCTCATTGTCGAAGCGGAAATCCGGCGGATGGAGCGTTCCCTCCAGGCTTTTTTGGAGTTTGCCCGGCCCCCCAAACCCGAACGCCGGCTGGTCGAACTCCGGGCGATCTTGGGGAATGTGGCCGCTCTGGCCCGCGGGCGTGCCGACAAGCAGAGGGTGCAGGTGCGGCTGGACACCCCGCCGCAGCCGGTCACGCTTCTCGCCGACCCAAACCAGCTCCAGCAGTTGTTCGTCAACTTGGTGCTCAACGCTCTCGATGCGATGCCCAACGGCGGAACCTTGACCATTCAAGTTCACCAGAACAAAGGTTCCGTTATCGTGGAGGTCCACGACACGGGAGCGGGCTTACCGGAGGAGTTGATGGATCGGCTTTTCGAGCCATTTGTGAGCAACAAAGAGACCGGCTTGGGCTTGGGGCTGCCGATTTCCCGGCGGATTGCGGAAGATCATGGAGGGAGCATCCAGGCGGCCCAACGCGCGGGAGGGGGGGCGAGCTTCATCGTGACGCTGCCGGTCGTCGAGTCCCCGGAGGGATAA